A region of the Deltaproteobacteria bacterium genome:
AAAAAAAGCCCATACAGAAAAGGATGTCTACTTACAATATTACAGCTCTTAGTTTGGAGGCACAGAGGAGGGTAGAGAGAGGAGAAATAGAAAAGGCAGTAGACATATATAAAAAGTTACTTCGTATAAGGAAAAGGGATGTATATTTAATGAATAACCTGGGTGCATTGTATGTAATGGAGGGTAAATATACCAACGCGCAACAGATATTAAAGAAGGCTTACGATATCTGCACAGATATAGACATTGCTTTAAATTATGCCAATGCTTTATATAGGGGGGGAAATAAAAGAACTGCCCAAACGGTTTTAAAACATATTAATCCTCTGTTTTTAAAAACAGGTGAGCAAAAGGAAAGTTATAGAACCTTGAAATATCTTCTGGAAAACTGGTGAAATAATATTATGGAAGAGTTCAATTCAAAATACTGTTTTGTTTGTGGTAGGGAAAATAAAGATGGTTTTGGCTTAACATTTTATAAGAAAGGAAACCATATAGAAACTACAGTAAAGATTCCCTCAAGATTTAACGGATACAAGAATATTGTTCATGGCGGCATCATTTCTACATTATTGGATGAGGTAATGAATTGGGCAGCGTATGCATTATCTAAAGATAGGAGATATTGTGTGACGGCGGAGATAACAGTGCGTATTAAGAAATCCATTCCTGCAGAAAAAAAACTCTTGTTATGGGGTGAGATGGTTGAGGATAAGAAGAGAATGCGCATCTGTAGTGGAAAGATATTAATAGAAAATGAGGTTTTTGCTACAGGAGTAGGAAAGCTAATACCTGTGAAAGGTGAATCTCTTCTTAAAGAGTAATGTTGTAATATGACATGTACCATGAAACAAATCTTTCTATACCTTCTTCAATGCTTACTTTGGGATGGAACCCCAGCATTCGCTCGCTTTTCCTTATATCAGCGTAAGTTTTAGGCACATCTCCTTTTTGTAATGGCAGGTATACTCTTCTGGATTTTTTATTTAGCCTTTTTTCTATACAGGATATAAAGCGTTCTAAGGGGATGCTCTGGCCTCTTCCCAGGTTGAATATTTCGTATTCAAAAGGTTTGTTTAAAGATGTAATCGTCCCATCCACAATATCATCAATATATGTAAAATCTCTTTCCATTTTCCCGTAATTATACACTTCTATGATTTTCCCTTCAGTTATTGCCTTTGTAAACTTAAATAGAGCCATATCCGGTCTGCCCCAGGGTCCGTAAACAGTGAAGAATCTTAAGCCTGTTGTGTTTAAATGATATAGATGATGATATGCATAAGCCATGAGTTCATCAGCCTTCTTTGTTGCCCCATATAAAGATAACGGTTTTTCTACGGTATCATCGGCGGAAAAGGGAATTTTTTCATTCCCTCCATATACACTGGAAGAAGAGGCATATACAAAATTATTTACATTATACCTACAAGATAACTCAATTATATTCAAGAAACCCCTAATATTTGACTGTTCATAAGTGAAAGGATTGGTTAGCGAATATCTCACCCCAGCCTGGGCTGCCAGATGACACACAATATCAATTTTAGCTGTTTCAAATACCTTCTCTAATTGTTTAAAATATGCGATATTCAATTTCCGAAAGCTGAAGTTTTTTTCCTTTAATAAGAGAGATAATCTGTCTTTTTTTAATTTTACACTGTAATATTTGTTTAGATTATCTATGCCAATGACCGTGTTTCCCTGAAAAAGCAGCTTTTCTGCCACATGAAATCCTATAAATCCTGCACAACCCGTTACTAAATAAACCACGGTGGCATTATACCTTGACAAACGGCCGTTTGCAAGCAAACGACTTCGTCGTTTGTCTTGACAGCTAAAAAATGCAACATTATACTGAAACTGTTAATATTTTTAATACTTATTGAATGTTGGAGGTAAATATAGTGATTGATTTCCATACTCATACACTATTTAGTGATGGCGAGTTGTTGCCTTCAGAATTAGCCAGAAGAGCAAAAGAGATAGGTTATCGTAGTATATGTTTTACCGATCATGTAGATATGTCCAATATGGAAACGGTGGTAATAGATGTGAAAAAAGCTGTGGGTGGTTTGGAAAAATACTATGCTTTATATGTATTTGCGGGAGTAGAAATCACTCATGTTCCACCCCTTTTAATAAAAGAGATAGTTAAAGAAGTGCGGCTGATGGGAGCAGAGGTAGTTGTTCTTCACGGAGAGACAATTGCGGAGCCGGTAGCAGAAGGCACAAATAAAGCGGCAATTGAAGCGGGAGTGGATATATTGGCCCACCCCGGTCTAATTACAGAAGAAGATGCGTATTTAGCCAAGGAAAAGGGTGTATTTTTGGAAATTTCTGCGCGTAAAAACCATTCTTTAACCAACGGCCATGTGTGGAGTATGGTTAAAAAAACGGGAGGTAGATGTGTAATAAACACAGATACACATGCTCCTGAAGATTTGATTAACAAATCTTTTGCTCGTAGGATCTTGTTAGGTGCGGGCATGAATGAAAAAGAGGTTAAAAATACATTTAATAATGCAGAGTTCCTTCTGCGGGAATTGATAAAGAGGAGAAGATGAAAAAAATATTTTTTGTTTTAGTTTTTTTGCTAATTTTTACCACTGAAGCAGGGGCAAGTTATTATGTGGACTATCGTGTTGCTCCTACTCTAAATACTATTCATATCATTAGCATAGGAAAAGTGGGTAAGGTTTTCCCCGCTGTAGATGGAGATTTTCTCTATATAGGGAACAAAGATGGTAGATTTTATAAAATTAACTGGAGAAAGCGTGATGTTATATGGAAGATAAAATTGAAAACTTCTGTAGAATCATCTGCTGTCTGTTTAAATGATGATGTGTTTATAGGTGATAACAGTGGAGCACTGTATTGTATAGACAAATCCTCCGGGAAGATAAAGTGGAAAAAGCAATTTGACTTTCCCGTATTGGGGAAACTGAATATCTATAAAAACAAAATTTTCTTATGTACTGAGGATAATTCTGTATGGTGTGTTTCAGCCAATTTAGGGGAGGTTTTGTTTGCTTTTCACAAGCCTTATGAAATGGTAAGTTTAAGAGGAGTTTGTTCACCTGTATTTGATGGAGATTTTATGTATGTTGGCTTTAATGATGGCTATATATACAAGGTGGATTTATCTACAGGTGGAGAGAAATGGGGGATATTTGTTGGCCAGGGAGAAAAATTTTTTGATGTAGATGGAGATGTTTCTCTGTCGCAAAATATTGTATTTGTAACTTGCTGCAATGGATGGACGGCAGCGATAGACAAGAAAGAGGGACAGGTTATATGGAAACGCCAAATCTCTTCTTATTCAAATGTCGTAGCTACGCCTGTATTTTTAGTTGTTCCTGCAAAGGATGGTAGAATGATAGCGCTGGACCTGGATAGTGGCGAGGAAATATGGAAGCTTAAGATTTCTCATAAACCTATTTGTGCTTTTACTTTTGTGACGCGTGACATAGTATATGCGCTTACTCAGGAAGGTAAAATAATCGCTATTGACGAAGAAGGGAAGATTGTTAATACAAAAAAATTAGATGGGAGTTTTAATAGTGGTTTTTCTATTTTTAATAAGAGGTTATTTGCTGTAAGTGAAAAAGGAAAGATATTTGTTATTGGAGAATGAGATGATAAAAAAGATCTTTCTTATAATTTTTATTGCATTTTTTTCCACACCTGTTTATGCTCTAAATGTTTCGTCATCTGTAGCTCAAAGAGAAAGTTTTTCTCCTATTGTAGAGAAGGTATTGCCGGCAGTTGTTAATATTCGCACCACACAGATTGTAGAGGGAATCCCATTGACAGGTTTCTTTGATAAGAATGACCCATTCTATCAGTTTTTTAAGCGGTATTTTAATGAGATGCCTCGTGAATATCAGCAAAAGTCATTAGGTTCTGGTTTTATTATTTCTCCTGATGGATATATTTTGACCAATAACCATGTAATTTCGCGGGCAACCAAGATAAAGGTGAAATTACTTTATACAGGCAAAGTTTATGATGCAAGGGTAGTGGGAAGCGATCCCAAAACAGATGTCGCACTCTTGAAAATTAAGGCGTCCCGGAAACTGCCTACAATAGCTCTGGGTAATTCCGACAATATAAAAGTGGGAGATTGGGTTCTGGCGGTAGGCAATCCGTTTGGATTAAATGGCACTGTTACCTGGGGCATTATTAGTGCCAAGGGAAGGGTTATTGGACAGGGTCCTTATGACCATTTTCTGCAAACAGATGCTGCCATAAATCCTGGTAATTCTGGCGGGCCGCTAATAGACATGAATGGAGAAGTTGTTGGTATAAATACCGCTATCGTAGCCTCGGGCCAGGGCATAGGGTTCGCTGTTCCTGCAAATGTAGTGAAAAAACTCATTCCGCAGTTAAAAAAAGGAAACGTTGTTCGGGGATGGCTAGGGGTGCTGGTTCAGAATTTAACACCGGACATGGCAAAGTTTTTTAAGCTTTCCAGCACCTCAGGTGCAATTGTTTCACAGGTAGTGAAAAATAGTCCAGCAGATAAAGCAGGAATTAAAGAAGGAGATGTGATTGTAGAGTATAATGGGAAAAGGCTAAATTCTGCCACCGACCTTCCATATATGGTAGCATTTACAAGACCGGGAGAAACAGTGAATATAAAGGTTGTTCGTGATGGAAAAGAGATTATAAAGCATGTAACGGTAGGAAAGAAACTGAAGAAAATTGCCATGGAGAGGGGAGAAGAAAATAGATTAGGAATAGTAGTGGCAAATATAACTCCTTATGTGCAAAAAGAATATAATTTGAAAACAAACAATGGGGTTGTAATAACAGATATAAAAGAAAATAGTATTGCTCACCTCTCCGGTTTAAGAAAGGGAGATATAATATTGGAAGTGAATAGAAAAAAGGTGGAAGGTGTAACAGATTTTAACAAAAAGATAAAAAAAGCACTGGATAAAAAAATCATTCTTTTTCTGATTAACAGACAAGGTAACCAAATTTACCTTTCCATATCTGCCCATGAATAATAAAAATAAGAAAGATAAAGATTATAAGATTATCAAGTTATCCATAATGTATATTTTAATTGCCTTTGTTCTTGTTTATCTATATCAAGGTTTTTTCGGTGCAAAGAGGGAGACAATTTTTTATAGTACATTCAAGGAATTTGTAGCTCAGGATCGTATTAAGTCTTGTAGAGTATCAGAGAAATACATAAAGGGTATTTATATAGATAAAAGCGGGAAGACGCGTGATTTTGTTACTATCCCGGTTAAAGATCCAAAATTGACCGATGAGCTTATCACTCATGGGGTAAAATTTGAGGGTGTCCCCTCTGCTGACTGGTTGACCAATCTTATCTTTGGGTGGGTAATACCTTTTGGCATTCTTTTTCTTCTATGGTTTTTTATTATTAAAAAAGCAGGGGCATCTGGTAAGGGTTTGTTTAGTTTTGGTAAGGGGAGATATAAAATTTATTCCAGTGAGCGTCCTGATGTAAAGTTTAACGATGTGGCAGGCGTAGAAGAGGCAAAGGTAGAAGTGAAAGAGATAATAGAATTCCTGAGGGATCCACATAGGTTCCAGAGATTGGGCGGAAAAATGCCCAAAGGGGTGCTTTTAGTGGGAGCTCCTGGTACAGGCAAAACATTGCTGGCTAGAGCCACTGCAGGTGAAGCGGAAGTTCCATTTATCAGCATTACCGGTTCGGCATTTATAGAATTGTTTGTAGGTGTAGGAGCAGCACGGGTGAGAGATCTCTTTGCAGAGGCAAAGAAATTAGCGCCATCTATTATATTTATTGATGAAATTGATGCTATCGGTCGAACTAGAGGTGCGGGTGGATTTACCACTCATGAGGAAAGAGAGCAGACTTTAAATCAACTCTTAGCAGAAATGGATGGTTTTGATCCCAGCGGGGGGATTGTTGTTATGGCAGCGACAAACAGACCGGAGGTCCTTGATCCTGCTCTGCTTAGGCCAGGTCGTTTTGACCGGCAGATATTGGTGGATAAACCGGACATAAAGGGAAGAGAGGAAATTTTAAGATTACATGCAAAGAAGATAGTATTGGGAGAAGATGTAGATTTAAAAGTGATTGCCCAGGAAACACCAGGTTTGGTAGGAGCAGACTTAGCCAATATCGTTAATGAAGCAGCGCTCTTGGCAGCCCGAGAAAATGTAGAAAAAGTTTATAAAAAACATTTTGAAGAAGCTATAGACAGAAGGATGGCAGGTTTAGCAAAGAAAAACAGGGCGATGAGTCCTAAAGAGAAAAAAACTGTTGCTTACCATGAATCGGGCCATGCTATTGTTGGTTATCTACTAAAGGGAATAGAAGTTGTGCATAAAGTATCCGTTATTCCAAGGGGGGTTGCTGCATTGGGCTTTACTCAGCAAAGACCCACAGAGGAGCATTATCTAATGCGCAAAAGTGAGATTTTGGATAAGATATGCATGCTGTTTGGTGGAAGGGTGGCAGAAGAAATCGTATTTAGTGATGTATCTACAGGAGCACAAAATGATCTCTATACAGCTACGGAATTAGCTCGAGCTGTGGTGACACAATTTGGGATGAACAAGGAATTAGGTCCTATTGTTTATGAAAGGGAAAGGCAGCCTCTCTTTTTGCCTACGCCATTTTCACCTAAAGAAACATACTACAGCCAGAAAACATCGGAAGCTATTGATAGAGAAACGAGAAAAATTATAGACTATTGTTACAATAAAAGCCAAAAATTGCTTTTAGAAAACAGGTCAAAATTGGATAAACTGGCTCAAAGGCTCTTAGAAAAAGAGATCGTGGACGAAAAGGAATTAAAGGAAATTATGGAGAGTAAAGATGACGAAGAGAGTAAAGCATCTTCTTACAGCGATTGATGCTTCACCATTTTCTAATGCAGCTATGTCTTATGCTATTTATCTGGCGAAACATACAGATGCTCAGATAAAAGCATTGCATGTAGTAGATATTGTAGCTTTAGAAGGTCCTTTTATATATGACATTAGTAGTGCTATAGGCATTGAACCTTTCTTTAATTTTACCGATCAGGTGAGGGCAGCATTAGAATTAAAAGGGGAAACA
Encoded here:
- a CDS encoding PaaI family thioesterase, with the translated sequence MEEFNSKYCFVCGRENKDGFGLTFYKKGNHIETTVKIPSRFNGYKNIVHGGIISTLLDEVMNWAAYALSKDRRYCVTAEITVRIKKSIPAEKKLLLWGEMVEDKKRMRICSGKILIENEVFATGVGKLIPVKGESLLKE
- a CDS encoding NAD-dependent epimerase/dehydratase family protein, which encodes MVYLVTGCAGFIGFHVAEKLLFQGNTVIGIDNLNKYYSVKLKKDRLSLLLKEKNFSFRKLNIAYFKQLEKVFETAKIDIVCHLAAQAGVRYSLTNPFTYEQSNIRGFLNIIELSCRYNVNNFVYASSSSVYGGNEKIPFSADDTVEKPLSLYGATKKADELMAYAYHHLYHLNTTGLRFFTVYGPWGRPDMALFKFTKAITEGKIIEVYNYGKMERDFTYIDDIVDGTITSLNKPFEYEIFNLGRGQSIPLERFISCIEKRLNKKSRRVYLPLQKGDVPKTYADIRKSERMLGFHPKVSIEEGIERFVSWYMSYYNITL
- a CDS encoding histidinol phosphate phosphatase domain-containing protein produces the protein MIDFHTHTLFSDGELLPSELARRAKEIGYRSICFTDHVDMSNMETVVIDVKKAVGGLEKYYALYVFAGVEITHVPPLLIKEIVKEVRLMGAEVVVLHGETIAEPVAEGTNKAAIEAGVDILAHPGLITEEDAYLAKEKGVFLEISARKNHSLTNGHVWSMVKKTGGRCVINTDTHAPEDLINKSFARRILLGAGMNEKEVKNTFNNAEFLLRELIKRRR
- a CDS encoding PQQ-binding-like beta-propeller repeat protein produces the protein MKKIFFVLVFLLIFTTEAGASYYVDYRVAPTLNTIHIISIGKVGKVFPAVDGDFLYIGNKDGRFYKINWRKRDVIWKIKLKTSVESSAVCLNDDVFIGDNSGALYCIDKSSGKIKWKKQFDFPVLGKLNIYKNKIFLCTEDNSVWCVSANLGEVLFAFHKPYEMVSLRGVCSPVFDGDFMYVGFNDGYIYKVDLSTGGEKWGIFVGQGEKFFDVDGDVSLSQNIVFVTCCNGWTAAIDKKEGQVIWKRQISSYSNVVATPVFLVVPAKDGRMIALDLDSGEEIWKLKISHKPICAFTFVTRDIVYALTQEGKIIAIDEEGKIVNTKKLDGSFNSGFSIFNKRLFAVSEKGKIFVIGE
- a CDS encoding DegQ family serine endoprotease, encoding MIKKIFLIIFIAFFSTPVYALNVSSSVAQRESFSPIVEKVLPAVVNIRTTQIVEGIPLTGFFDKNDPFYQFFKRYFNEMPREYQQKSLGSGFIISPDGYILTNNHVISRATKIKVKLLYTGKVYDARVVGSDPKTDVALLKIKASRKLPTIALGNSDNIKVGDWVLAVGNPFGLNGTVTWGIISAKGRVIGQGPYDHFLQTDAAINPGNSGGPLIDMNGEVVGINTAIVASGQGIGFAVPANVVKKLIPQLKKGNVVRGWLGVLVQNLTPDMAKFFKLSSTSGAIVSQVVKNSPADKAGIKEGDVIVEYNGKRLNSATDLPYMVAFTRPGETVNIKVVRDGKEIIKHVTVGKKLKKIAMERGEENRLGIVVANITPYVQKEYNLKTNNGVVITDIKENSIAHLSGLRKGDIILEVNRKKVEGVTDFNKKIKKALDKKIILFLINRQGNQIYLSISAHE
- the ftsH gene encoding ATP-dependent zinc metalloprotease FtsH; the encoded protein is MNNKNKKDKDYKIIKLSIMYILIAFVLVYLYQGFFGAKRETIFYSTFKEFVAQDRIKSCRVSEKYIKGIYIDKSGKTRDFVTIPVKDPKLTDELITHGVKFEGVPSADWLTNLIFGWVIPFGILFLLWFFIIKKAGASGKGLFSFGKGRYKIYSSERPDVKFNDVAGVEEAKVEVKEIIEFLRDPHRFQRLGGKMPKGVLLVGAPGTGKTLLARATAGEAEVPFISITGSAFIELFVGVGAARVRDLFAEAKKLAPSIIFIDEIDAIGRTRGAGGFTTHEEREQTLNQLLAEMDGFDPSGGIVVMAATNRPEVLDPALLRPGRFDRQILVDKPDIKGREEILRLHAKKIVLGEDVDLKVIAQETPGLVGADLANIVNEAALLAARENVEKVYKKHFEEAIDRRMAGLAKKNRAMSPKEKKTVAYHESGHAIVGYLLKGIEVVHKVSVIPRGVAALGFTQQRPTEEHYLMRKSEILDKICMLFGGRVAEEIVFSDVSTGAQNDLYTATELARAVVTQFGMNKELGPIVYERERQPLFLPTPFSPKETYYSQKTSEAIDRETRKIIDYCYNKSQKLLLENRSKLDKLAQRLLEKEIVDEKELKEIMESKDDEESKASSYSD